ACTTATTTCATAATGATCAACTTAATTTGCATCTTAACAATACAGGCATTGTCCCTGTAAGGAGGCAGAAGCTATGGATGTCAACGCGCAAGTACGGGACCCACGAGAACACATCAACGAAGAACCCCGCAATGATCTAGGCGATTTAATGAATGGATTTTTCGGAATGACTGCATTTATGACCGTTGTCTTTTTCGGCATGGTCATCATTAAGTTCATTTCGGAGTAAGGGAATCATCGTAATATAAAAAGAGGCTGTCTCAAAAATAGCGAATGCTACTTGGGGCGGCTTCTTTTTTTTAAAAAGTAATTTAGAGAAAGAAAACAGAGAACAGCGACCC
This Paenibacillus sp. FSL R5-0345 DNA region includes the following protein-coding sequences:
- a CDS encoding YqzM family protein, with amino-acid sequence MDVNAQVRDPREHINEEPRNDLGDLMNGFFGMTAFMTVVFFGMVIIKFISE